The stretch of DNA GCATCGGTGGTGTTTTCCGTCTCGATTGCCGAAACCAGATTATGCAGATAGCCATGAAGCCGTGCCATGCCCCGCTGATTGGTCGGGAGAGGCACATCGAGCGCGCGCACATCCTTTGGAAGCAGACCAAAGCGGTTCTTGAAATGATGGGAAAAGCGTGAATTATCAGAAAACCCGTAACGGTAGAGCGCAACCTTGTTCGGCTGGTCGGCAGTTCGCTTGTCGGTGAGAAACTGAAATGCTAGATCCAGACGATGATCGCGGATGAACTTGGCGATGCCGCCCTCCTGCTCGAACAACCGGTAGAGGTTCGACCGCGAAACACCAAAATGCTTCATGATGGATTGTGCATCAAGCTCACTGTCCTCGATACTGGCGTAAATATAGTCGATAATCCGCAGCTTCAACGGCAGGTTGACGGCTGCATCGTTGATGATATCGGAATTGTCCTCGCCGTTTATGGCTGAGGCAAGAAGCGTCAGGAAGGCTTCCTGTGCTGCTGGAATATAGTTTTCATCGATATCAGTCTGCACATTGCTGATGCCGATCATGTAATTGGCGAGGATATGGGTGATTGGCCGGTGATGGCTCAGTACCACTCCGTGGATGTTGCGGTTGGGAACAAGGCGCTGGATATGCGCCCGGTCGATCGCGATGCAAAGACGGGCACCTGCTTCGACCTGCCCGGTACTGGGCTGGGACAGGTCATGGATGATGATGTCGCCCGGCTCTAAGGAAACGTCTGCCCCATTGTAATCGCCCTGTGAAGTGCCTGACAGCGCCAGACCGATGGTGAGGAAATCAAGTCCGGAATGGGTAATGATCGAGCGTGTGCGGGCAAAATTCTGGCTGTTGAAACCAACCGTTCCGATCATCATCGGTCCGAGAAGATGCGAATCTCCTCTTCCGGTCAGGCCTTTCTCTCTCGGGGAAACATTATAAATAAGAATGGAAGTATCGCGCCAGAAATCGTCGCGATTTTTTTCATCAACCATGTCCGTTGAAAAAGATATATCCGTTTCCATTGTAATATTAGCCCCCGCGACTTATTCAATTCATTTTGTTTTATATAACTCCAATTAGCTAGAGATATTTTAGCAATATAGAATAAATCTGAACTGAAGAGCTTAATCGCAGGGTGTAGGGCATAGTCCGACCGGAAAGAAAAGAGGGGCGATAAGATTATGCTTTAAAAAGGGG from Brucella sp. BE17 encodes:
- a CDS encoding helix-turn-helix domain-containing protein, producing the protein METDISFSTDMVDEKNRDDFWRDTSILIYNVSPREKGLTGRGDSHLLGPMMIGTVGFNSQNFARTRSIITHSGLDFLTIGLALSGTSQGDYNGADVSLEPGDIIIHDLSQPSTGQVEAGARLCIAIDRAHIQRLVPNRNIHGVVLSHHRPITHILANYMIGISNVQTDIDENYIPAAQEAFLTLLASAINGEDNSDIINDAAVNLPLKLRIIDYIYASIEDSELDAQSIMKHFGVSRSNLYRLFEQEGGIAKFIRDHRLDLAFQFLTDKRTADQPNKVALYRYGFSDNSRFSHHFKNRFGLLPKDVRALDVPLPTNQRGMARLHGYLHNLVSAIETENTTDAHEPTGSD